The Microbacterium sp. LWO12-1.2 genome includes a window with the following:
- a CDS encoding ABC transporter substrate-binding protein, with product MKHSKFLALGAAAALAVGLAGCAPSAPEPGESSGSTGPSDETISIGTTTDVVNFNPVLGNSRTDSWITNLMYPHLLSISDDGTKEAHVATDWGYVDDTTGFYEIRDDLTWSDGEPLTAEDVAWTLNAVKRDQAPGTFYGQLGNLDTATAVSDTRVELTLTQPDSSIIEEIGFWGVVVPKHVFDPQGSIAEFANDGSDGGWVGMGPFIMSDFQVGQHYTLERVEDYPLVDGGVPGPAEVVYRVYPDVNTEILALQSGEIDVIANALPPAQVEQLSNTDGLQVIEAPGLGYAHLVYNMDKPDLAKTEVRQALAHAVDYEAIRTVVLQGQAVSTGSSALMPVLAKYYDESVTEYEFDPEKSRELMEKAGYTADAGGNFPVSFRLIYSLQDSVTSQWAQMVKDSAAEAGITIELQGTERNTYLSQTSEGDYDIYAGNFAIMDDPVTNFALSYLPGGAINYTHVDDSDLNALIEEGMVTFDEDDKISIMREANKIVHEQVYDNIMYTQNLFFAASDEWAGFISKPSELLSIVNPLSLASAHPVE from the coding sequence ATGAAGCACAGCAAGTTCCTTGCCCTGGGCGCGGCCGCGGCTCTCGCCGTCGGTCTCGCCGGGTGCGCCCCGTCCGCACCGGAGCCGGGGGAGTCCTCGGGCAGCACCGGTCCGAGCGACGAGACGATCAGCATCGGCACGACGACCGATGTGGTCAACTTCAACCCGGTGCTCGGCAACAGCCGCACCGACTCCTGGATCACGAACCTGATGTACCCGCACCTGCTGAGCATCAGCGACGACGGCACCAAGGAGGCCCACGTGGCCACCGACTGGGGCTATGTGGACGACACCACCGGCTTCTACGAGATCCGCGACGATCTCACCTGGAGCGATGGTGAGCCGCTGACGGCCGAGGACGTGGCGTGGACGCTGAACGCGGTCAAGCGCGATCAGGCTCCCGGTACCTTCTACGGTCAGCTCGGCAACCTCGACACGGCCACGGCTGTGTCGGACACCCGCGTCGAGCTCACGCTCACGCAGCCGGACTCCTCGATCATCGAGGAGATCGGCTTCTGGGGAGTGGTGGTGCCGAAGCACGTGTTCGATCCTCAGGGGTCGATCGCCGAGTTCGCGAACGACGGCAGTGACGGCGGCTGGGTGGGCATGGGCCCGTTCATCATGAGCGACTTCCAGGTCGGACAGCACTACACGCTCGAGCGCGTCGAGGACTACCCGCTGGTCGACGGCGGCGTCCCTGGACCTGCTGAAGTCGTGTACCGCGTATATCCGGACGTGAACACCGAGATCCTCGCCCTGCAGAGCGGCGAGATCGACGTGATCGCGAACGCGCTCCCGCCGGCACAGGTCGAGCAGCTCAGCAACACCGACGGCCTGCAGGTCATCGAGGCGCCGGGGCTCGGCTACGCACACCTCGTCTACAACATGGACAAGCCGGACCTCGCGAAGACCGAGGTCCGTCAGGCGCTCGCCCACGCGGTGGACTATGAAGCGATCCGCACCGTGGTGCTGCAGGGGCAGGCCGTCTCGACCGGCTCCAGCGCGCTGATGCCGGTGCTCGCCAAGTACTACGACGAGTCGGTGACGGAGTACGAGTTCGACCCCGAGAAGTCGCGCGAGCTCATGGAGAAGGCCGGTTACACGGCAGACGCCGGTGGCAACTTCCCGGTCTCGTTCCGCCTGATCTACTCGCTGCAGGACAGTGTCACCAGCCAGTGGGCACAGATGGTGAAGGACAGCGCGGCGGAGGCGGGCATCACGATCGAGTTGCAGGGCACGGAGCGCAACACGTACCTGTCGCAGACGAGCGAGGGTGACTACGACATCTACGCGGGTAACTTCGCGATCATGGATGACCCGGTCACGAACTTCGCGCTGTCGTACCTTCCCGGGGGAGCGATCAACTACACCCATGTGGATGACTCCGACCTCAACGCCCTGATCGAGGAGGGAATGGTCACGTTCGACGAGGACGACAAGATCTCGATCATGCGCGAGGCGAACAAGATCGTGCACGAGCAGGTCTACGACAACATCATGTACACGCAGAACCTGTTCTTCGCCGCCAGCGACGAGTGGGCCGGCTTCATCTCGAAGCCGAGCGAGCTGCTCTCGATCGTGAACCCGCTCTCGCTCGCGAGCGCGCACCCGGTCGAGTAA